The proteins below are encoded in one region of Pseudomonas putida S13.1.2:
- a CDS encoding MliC family protein, translating to MKALLAVTALATLAGCSLLQPAQPAPADDWTRWVCDTQAEVLWRFADAQRDQVDVRLGGGDQVYRLKSEPGASGALYSDGMLAFHTKGEEGLVYWVATNDLIGRGCKAP from the coding sequence ATGAAAGCGCTTTTGGCCGTAACGGCCCTGGCGACACTGGCAGGATGCTCACTGCTGCAGCCGGCGCAACCCGCCCCGGCAGACGACTGGACCCGTTGGGTCTGCGATACCCAGGCCGAAGTGCTGTGGCGCTTCGCCGATGCACAACGCGACCAGGTCGACGTGCGCCTTGGCGGCGGTGACCAGGTCTACCGGCTCAAGTCCGAGCCGGGTGCTTCGGGCGCGCTGTACAGCGATGGCATGTTGGCCTTCCACACCAAGGGCGAAGAAGGCCTGGTGTACTGGGTAGCAACCAACGATCTGATTGGGCGGGGCTGCAAGGCACCGTGA
- the fba gene encoding class II fructose-bisphosphate aldolase (catalyzes the reversible aldol condensation of dihydroxyacetonephosphate and glyceraldehyde 3-phosphate in the Calvin cycle, glycolysis, and/or gluconeogenesis): MALISMRQMLDHAAEFGYGVPAFNVNNLEQMRAIMEAADKTDSPVIVQASAGARKYAGAPFLRHLILAAIEEFPHIPVCMHQDHGTSPDVCQRSIQLGFSSVMMDGSLGEDGKTPTDYEYNVRVTQQTVAMAHACGVSVEGELGCLGSLETGMAGEEDGIGAEGVLDHSQMLTDPEEAADFVKKTQVDALAIAIGTSHGAYKFTKPPTGDVLAIDRIKEIHKRIPNTHLVMHGSSSVPQEWLAIINQYGGDIKETYGVPVEEIVEGIKHGVRKVNIDTDLRLASTGAMRRLMAQNPSEFDPRKFFGETVKAMREVCIARYEAFGTAGNASKIKPISLEGMYQRYLKGELAAKVN; encoded by the coding sequence ATGGCACTCATTAGCATGCGCCAGATGCTGGACCACGCCGCCGAGTTCGGTTACGGCGTACCAGCTTTCAACGTCAATAACCTCGAGCAGATGCGCGCCATCATGGAAGCGGCTGACAAGACCGACTCCCCGGTGATCGTCCAGGCCTCGGCCGGTGCCCGCAAATACGCGGGTGCCCCGTTCCTGCGTCACCTGATCCTGGCTGCCATCGAAGAATTCCCGCACATCCCGGTGTGCATGCACCAGGACCACGGCACCAGCCCTGATGTCTGCCAGCGCTCCATCCAGCTGGGCTTCAGCTCGGTGATGATGGACGGCTCGCTGGGTGAAGACGGCAAGACCCCGACCGACTACGAGTACAACGTCCGCGTTACTCAGCAGACCGTTGCCATGGCGCACGCCTGTGGCGTTTCGGTAGAAGGCGAGCTGGGCTGCCTGGGTTCGCTGGAAACCGGCATGGCCGGTGAAGAAGACGGCATCGGCGCCGAAGGCGTGCTGGACCACAGCCAGATGCTGACCGACCCGGAAGAAGCGGCCGACTTCGTCAAGAAGACCCAGGTCGACGCCCTGGCGATCGCCATCGGTACCAGCCACGGTGCCTACAAGTTCACCAAGCCGCCTACCGGTGACGTGCTGGCCATCGACCGCATCAAGGAAATCCACAAGCGCATCCCCAACACCCACCTGGTGATGCACGGTTCTTCCTCGGTCCCGCAAGAGTGGCTGGCGATCATTAACCAGTATGGCGGCGACATCAAGGAAACCTACGGTGTACCGGTCGAAGAGATCGTTGAAGGCATCAAGCACGGCGTGCGCAAGGTCAACATCGACACCGACCTGCGTCTGGCTTCCACCGGTGCAATGCGTCGCCTGATGGCGCAGAACCCGAGCGAGTTCGACCCACGCAAGTTCTTCGGTGAAACCGTCAAAGCCATGCGTGAAGTGTGCATCGCCCGTTACGAAGCCTTCGGCACTGCCGGTAATGCCTCGAAGATCAAGCCGATCTCCCTCGAAGGCATGTACCAGCGCTACCTGAAAGGTGAGCTGGCCGCCAAGGTCAACTGA
- a CDS encoding putative bifunctional diguanylate cyclase/phosphodiesterase codes for MDGAQAQAQPQPLDGSSVLLVVDDYPENLISMRALLARQDWQVLTASSGTEALSALLEHDVDLVLLDVQMPEMDGFEVARLMRGSQRTRLTPIIFLTANEQSEAAVLKGYASGAVDYMFKPFDPQILKPKVQALLDQQRNRRMLQRLTRELEAARAFNASILENAAEGILVVDAQGVISFANPAISRLLAAPVQQLQGVHLLDLVQLASASVWGESDFYQAYLGRRIFRVHDAQLRTLGGELVPVALSCAPLPADQQAMVVTVLDMSVVRNLHQQLEYQAVTDPLTGLLNRRGFYQAAEGALLRNERSDKAQALMYMDLDGFKRINDSLGHDTGDRVLRWVGEQLKDCLGSEALLARMGGDEFTALFDSLPYPEQAGRYAEKLLERISISHQIEGLDVCLGVSIGIATFPDCGANVEGLLRAADAAMYAAKQAGRQQYRFYDQELNGRARSRLMLEDGVRTAIEQQDFTLVYQPQVSFIDGRLRGFEALLRWQHPSVGDVPPGLFIPLLEEARLINRLASWIYRQGAAQRQAWYERFPADLVLGISLSRAQFVMPGLVEELQRVIQLYQLDPAQLEVEVAETSLMYNIDAAVKQIHRLRELGVRVALDDFGAGDCSLRMLRDLPIDTLKLDRHLVARLPDSAVDAALVRSVIGLCADYGITVIAEGVETPAQAAWLKANGCEYVQGFLVAYPMTAADASGFPAIFSWPGP; via the coding sequence ATGGATGGCGCTCAAGCTCAAGCTCAACCACAGCCACTGGATGGTAGCTCGGTCCTTCTGGTGGTAGATGACTACCCCGAGAACCTCATCAGCATGCGGGCGTTGCTGGCCCGGCAGGATTGGCAAGTGTTGACGGCAAGCTCGGGGACGGAAGCCTTGAGTGCGTTGCTGGAACACGATGTCGACCTGGTCTTGCTGGATGTACAGATGCCGGAGATGGATGGGTTCGAAGTCGCCCGGCTCATGCGTGGCAGCCAGCGCACCCGGCTGACACCGATCATCTTCCTCACCGCCAACGAACAGTCCGAAGCGGCCGTGCTCAAAGGGTACGCCAGCGGCGCTGTGGACTACATGTTCAAACCGTTCGACCCGCAAATTCTCAAGCCCAAAGTGCAGGCCTTGCTCGACCAGCAGCGCAACCGGCGCATGCTGCAGCGCCTGACCCGCGAGCTGGAGGCAGCCAGGGCGTTCAATGCGTCGATCCTGGAGAACGCCGCCGAGGGCATTCTGGTGGTGGATGCCCAAGGCGTCATCAGTTTTGCCAACCCGGCCATTTCGCGCTTGCTGGCGGCCCCGGTGCAGCAGTTGCAGGGTGTGCACCTGCTCGACCTGGTGCAACTCGCCAGTGCCAGCGTGTGGGGGGAGTCTGACTTCTACCAGGCCTACCTGGGGCGGCGTATTTTCCGCGTGCATGATGCCCAGCTGCGTACCCTCGGTGGCGAACTGGTGCCGGTGGCGTTGTCCTGCGCACCGTTGCCGGCTGACCAGCAGGCCATGGTGGTCACCGTGCTGGACATGTCGGTGGTGCGCAACCTGCACCAGCAGCTGGAATACCAGGCCGTGACCGACCCGCTTACCGGCCTGCTCAACCGCCGTGGTTTCTACCAGGCGGCCGAAGGTGCGCTGCTGCGCAACGAGCGTTCGGACAAGGCACAGGCATTGATGTACATGGACCTGGACGGCTTCAAGCGCATCAACGACTCGTTGGGCCACGACACCGGTGACCGTGTGCTGCGCTGGGTGGGCGAGCAACTCAAGGATTGCCTGGGCAGCGAGGCCTTGCTGGCACGCATGGGAGGGGATGAATTCACCGCGCTTTTCGACAGCCTGCCCTATCCCGAACAGGCCGGGCGCTATGCCGAGAAGTTGCTTGAGCGTATTTCGATCAGCCACCAGATCGAAGGGCTGGATGTGTGCCTTGGGGTCAGCATCGGCATCGCCACCTTCCCGGACTGCGGGGCCAATGTGGAAGGCCTGCTGCGCGCCGCCGATGCAGCGATGTACGCCGCCAAGCAGGCCGGGCGCCAGCAGTACCGTTTCTACGACCAGGAGCTCAACGGCCGGGCGCGCTCGCGGCTGATGCTGGAAGACGGTGTGCGCACCGCCATCGAGCAGCAGGATTTCACCTTGGTGTATCAGCCGCAGGTGTCGTTCATTGATGGCCGTCTGCGGGGCTTCGAGGCCTTGTTGCGCTGGCAGCATCCCAGCGTCGGCGACGTACCGCCTGGGCTGTTTATCCCGTTGCTGGAAGAGGCCCGCCTGATCAACCGCCTGGCCAGCTGGATCTACCGCCAGGGGGCCGCCCAGCGCCAGGCCTGGTACGAACGCTTCCCTGCAGACCTTGTGCTCGGCATCAGCCTGAGCCGCGCGCAGTTCGTCATGCCCGGCCTGGTCGAAGAGCTGCAGCGGGTGATCCAGCTTTACCAGCTGGACCCGGCGCAGCTGGAGGTGGAAGTCGCGGAAACCTCGCTGATGTATAACATCGATGCGGCCGTCAAACAGATACACCGCTTGCGTGAGCTGGGGGTGCGGGTGGCCCTGGACGATTTTGGCGCAGGCGACTGTTCGTTGCGCATGCTGCGTGACTTGCCGATCGACACCTTGAAGCTCGACCGCCACCTGGTGGCGCGCTTGCCTGATTCGGCGGTGGATGCAGCCTTGGTCCGCAGTGTCATCGGCCTGTGCGCCGACTACGGCATCACAGTGATCGCCGAGGGTGTGGAAACCCCGGCCCAGGCGGCTTGGCTGAAGGCCAATGGTTGCGAATACGTGCAGGGTTTTCTGGTGGCGTACCCAATGACTGCTGCGGATGCCAGCGGCTTCCCGGCAATTTTCTCCTGGCCAGGGCCATGA
- a CDS encoding M48 family metallopeptidase, protein MTVLRYLQAYPAHLQEQVRQMIDSDRLGEYLQRRYPDRHDVQSDKALYGYAQDLRQQYLRSAPNLDKVLFDNRLDLTHRALGLNTAVSRVQGGKLKAKKEIRIASLFKEAAPQFLRMIVVHELAHLRERDHNKAFYQLCQHMEPDYHQLEFDLRVYLTYRELPGNC, encoded by the coding sequence ATGACCGTATTACGTTACCTGCAAGCCTACCCTGCACACCTGCAAGAGCAGGTGCGGCAGATGATCGACAGCGACCGCCTGGGCGAATACCTGCAGCGCCGCTACCCCGACCGCCATGACGTGCAAAGCGACAAGGCGCTGTACGGCTATGCCCAGGATCTGCGCCAGCAATACCTGCGCAGTGCGCCGAACCTGGACAAGGTGCTGTTCGACAACCGTCTCGACCTGACCCATCGGGCCCTGGGCCTGAACACGGCGGTGTCGCGGGTGCAGGGCGGCAAGCTCAAGGCGAAGAAGGAAATCCGCATTGCCTCGCTGTTCAAGGAAGCTGCGCCGCAGTTCTTGCGCATGATCGTGGTGCATGAACTGGCGCACCTGCGCGAGCGCGATCACAACAAGGCGTTCTACCAGCTCTGCCAGCATATGGAGCCGGACTACCACCAACTGGAATTCGACCTGCGCGTCTACCTGACCTATCGGGAGCTGCCAGGCAACTGCTAA
- a CDS encoding winged helix-turn-helix domain-containing protein: MEVSKTKSSFYRRLYVAWLIDSQTATSVPALMEATGMPRRTAQDTIAALADLDIVCEFEQQEGARNHAGHYRIHDWGAIDKQWIIRHLRQIREVLGYP, from the coding sequence ATGGAAGTGAGCAAGACCAAGAGCAGCTTCTACCGTCGCCTGTACGTCGCCTGGCTGATCGACAGCCAGACCGCGACCAGCGTGCCCGCCCTGATGGAGGCTACCGGCATGCCGCGACGCACGGCCCAGGACACCATCGCCGCGCTGGCTGACCTGGACATCGTCTGCGAGTTCGAACAGCAGGAAGGCGCACGCAACCACGCCGGGCATTACCGCATTCATGACTGGGGGGCGATCGACAAGCAGTGGATCATCCGCCACTTGCGGCAGATCCGCGAAGTGCTGGGCTATCCCTGA
- a CDS encoding GNAT family N-acetyltransferase, giving the protein MSIDWLCKHHTDLGKDQLYAILQLRTEVFVVEQRCAYQEVDGQDLSGDTVHLMAWQDDKLVAYLRLLDPQSQGGDVVIGRVVTAPEARGLKLGHTLLLKGLEAAEHCWPGVPVYLSAQAHLQGFYAGHGFEVVGEEYLEDDIPHIGMRKG; this is encoded by the coding sequence ATGTCCATCGACTGGCTCTGCAAGCACCACACCGACCTCGGCAAGGACCAGCTCTACGCCATTCTGCAATTGCGCACCGAAGTGTTTGTGGTCGAGCAGCGCTGCGCGTACCAGGAAGTCGATGGCCAGGACCTGAGCGGCGATACCGTGCACCTGATGGCCTGGCAGGACGACAAGCTGGTGGCTTATCTGCGCTTGCTCGACCCGCAGTCCCAGGGCGGGGACGTGGTTATCGGGCGGGTGGTGACCGCCCCCGAAGCGCGCGGCCTGAAGCTGGGGCACACGTTGCTGCTCAAGGGGCTGGAGGCGGCAGAGCATTGCTGGCCGGGAGTACCGGTTTACCTGTCGGCACAGGCGCACTTGCAGGGGTTTTATGCCGGCCATGGGTTTGAGGTGGTGGGCGAGGAATATCTTGAAGATGACATCCCGCACATCGGGATGCGCAAAGGCTGA
- a CDS encoding substrate-binding periplasmic protein gives MRPLLCVLGLLAMMLATPAPGHDKLRLVADSWPPFTDANMPGGGLATSIVTTALARAGYTSGYEEAPWARALLGVGEGRYDVLINAWYNDSRANIGQFSKAYLTNRIRLLQRTGENFHYKGQSDLYPYSIAVVRDYAYSPEFDADTRLHKVPVRNFSSAVRMLAAGRVNLAVEDEYVARYNLQREPQEVRDGVMLVEPPLGENTLHILVSLKHPEHKRIVERFEQAIEAMKADGSYDRLLRQHGF, from the coding sequence ATGCGGCCACTGCTTTGTGTGCTGGGATTACTGGCAATGATGCTGGCAACACCCGCCCCGGGTCACGACAAGCTACGGTTGGTGGCTGACAGCTGGCCACCGTTCACGGATGCCAACATGCCGGGCGGCGGCCTGGCGACCAGCATCGTTACCACGGCACTGGCACGTGCCGGCTACACCAGCGGCTATGAAGAGGCGCCTTGGGCGAGGGCGCTGCTGGGGGTAGGTGAGGGGCGCTACGACGTACTGATCAATGCCTGGTACAACGACTCGCGCGCCAACATCGGGCAGTTTTCCAAAGCCTACCTGACTAACCGCATTCGCCTGCTGCAACGCACGGGCGAAAATTTCCACTACAAAGGCCAGTCGGATTTGTACCCCTACAGCATCGCGGTGGTACGTGATTACGCCTATTCCCCGGAATTCGACGCCGATACCCGTCTGCACAAGGTGCCGGTGCGCAACTTTTCGTCGGCGGTACGCATGCTGGCGGCAGGGCGGGTGAACCTGGCGGTGGAAGACGAGTACGTGGCCCGCTACAACCTGCAGCGTGAGCCGCAGGAAGTGCGTGATGGGGTGATGCTGGTGGAGCCGCCGCTGGGGGAGAACACCCTGCATATCCTGGTGAGCCTGAAGCACCCGGAGCATAAACGCATCGTCGAGCGCTTCGAGCAGGCCATTGAGGCGATGAAGGCCGATGGCAGCTATGACCGGCTGTTGCGTCAGCATGGCTTCTGA